The Streptomyces sp. NBC_00224 genome has a window encoding:
- the xylA gene encoding xylose isomerase, with protein sequence MTERFTPTPEDKFTFGLWTVGWQGRDPFGDATRPALDPVATVHRLAELGAYGVTFHDDDLIPFGASGADRSAHIKRFRAALDATGLAVPMATTNLFTHPVFKDGAFTANDRDVRRYALRKTIRNIDLAVELGARVYVAWGGREGAESGAAKDVRVALDRMKEAFDLLGEYVVSQGYDLRFAVEPKPNEPRGDILLPTVGHALAFIERLERPELVGVNPETGHEQMAGLNFTHGIAQALWAEKLFHIDLNGQSGIKYDQDLRFGAGNLRDAFWLVDLLESAGYEGPRHFDFKPPRTEDADGVWASAAGNMRNYLILRERSAAFRADPAVREALRASRLDDLARPTAADGLAGLLGDRSAFEDFDAEAAGARGMAFEQLDQLAMEHLMGVR encoded by the coding sequence ATGACGGAACGCTTCACTCCCACCCCCGAGGACAAGTTCACCTTCGGTCTGTGGACCGTGGGCTGGCAGGGGCGCGACCCGTTCGGCGACGCGACCCGGCCCGCCCTCGACCCGGTCGCGACGGTCCACCGGCTCGCGGAGCTCGGGGCGTACGGGGTGACCTTCCACGACGACGACCTGATCCCGTTCGGCGCGTCCGGCGCCGACCGGAGCGCCCACATCAAGCGCTTCCGGGCGGCGCTCGACGCCACCGGCCTCGCGGTGCCGATGGCCACCACCAACCTTTTCACCCACCCCGTCTTCAAGGACGGCGCCTTCACCGCCAACGACCGGGACGTACGCCGGTACGCGCTGCGCAAGACGATCCGCAACATCGACCTGGCCGTGGAGCTCGGCGCCCGGGTGTACGTGGCGTGGGGTGGCCGCGAGGGCGCGGAGTCCGGGGCCGCGAAGGACGTACGGGTGGCGCTGGACCGGATGAAGGAGGCCTTCGACCTGCTGGGCGAGTACGTGGTGAGCCAGGGGTACGACCTGCGGTTCGCGGTCGAGCCCAAGCCGAACGAGCCGCGCGGCGACATCCTGCTGCCCACGGTGGGGCACGCGCTCGCCTTCATCGAGCGTCTGGAGCGCCCGGAGCTGGTCGGGGTCAACCCGGAGACCGGGCACGAGCAGATGGCCGGGCTCAACTTCACCCACGGGATCGCCCAGGCGCTCTGGGCCGAGAAGCTCTTCCACATCGACCTCAACGGTCAGTCCGGCATCAAGTACGACCAGGACCTGCGGTTCGGGGCGGGGAACCTGCGGGACGCGTTCTGGCTGGTCGACCTCCTGGAGTCGGCGGGGTACGAGGGCCCCCGCCACTTCGACTTCAAGCCGCCGCGCACGGAGGACGCCGACGGGGTGTGGGCCTCGGCGGCGGGGAACATGCGCAACTATCTGATTCTGCGGGAGCGTTCGGCGGCGTTCCGTGCCGACCCGGCGGTACGGGAGGCGCTGCGGGCCTCCCGCCTCGACGACCTCGCCCGCCCGACGGCGGCGGACGGCCTGGCCGGGCTGCTCGGGGACCGCTCGGCCTTCGAGGACTTCGACGCGGAGGCGGCGGGGGCGCGCGGCATGGCGTTCGAGCAGCTGGACCAGCTGGCGATGGAGCACTTGATGGGGGTGCGCTGA
- a CDS encoding SAM-dependent methyltransferase, with protein sequence MTENPAHLDAPEHVRSRINTSQPHTARIWNYWLGGKDNYEVDRAVGDQIRQLHPGIGDYARADRLFLGRAVRHLVADRGIRQFLDVGTGLPTADNTHEVAQRIAPESRIVYVDNDPLVLAHARALLTSTPEGRTDYLDADLRDVDSILEHASKTLDLTQPVALMLLGVVIFIGDDAQAYGLVHQLMERLAPGSYLVLSHTVTHPDMPDVDEAVAFWNEHGTPKLTQRTPEQTARFFDGLEVLEPGVVSCSRWRPESSDDTADGEPAEVAMFGGVGRKA encoded by the coding sequence GTGACCGAGAACCCGGCCCACCTCGATGCTCCCGAGCACGTTCGGAGCAGAATCAACACCTCCCAGCCGCACACGGCCCGGATCTGGAACTACTGGCTCGGCGGCAAGGACAACTACGAGGTCGACCGCGCGGTCGGCGACCAGATCCGGCAGCTCCACCCCGGTATCGGCGACTACGCGCGCGCGGACCGGCTCTTCCTCGGCCGCGCCGTGCGCCACCTGGTGGCCGACCGGGGCATCCGGCAGTTCCTCGACGTCGGCACCGGCCTGCCCACCGCCGACAACACCCACGAGGTGGCGCAGCGCATCGCGCCCGAGTCCCGGATCGTCTACGTCGACAACGACCCGCTGGTGCTCGCCCACGCCCGCGCGCTGCTGACCAGCACGCCCGAGGGGCGGACCGACTACCTCGACGCGGATCTGCGCGATGTGGACAGCATCCTGGAACACGCGTCGAAGACGCTGGACTTGACGCAGCCGGTCGCGCTGATGCTGCTCGGCGTGGTCATCTTCATCGGGGACGACGCCCAGGCGTACGGCCTGGTGCACCAGCTGATGGAGAGGCTGGCCCCCGGCAGCTACCTGGTCCTCTCGCACACGGTGACCCACCCCGACATGCCGGACGTCGACGAGGCGGTGGCGTTCTGGAACGAGCACGGCACCCCCAAGCTCACCCAGCGCACCCCCGAGCAGACCGCCCGCTTCTTCGACGGCCTGGAGGTCCTGGAGCCCGGCGTGGTGTCGTGCTCGCGGTGGCGGCCCGAGTCCTCCGACGACACAGCCGACGGCGAGCCGGCCGAGGTGGCCATGTTCGGCGGCGTCGGCCGCAAGGCCTGA
- the xylB gene encoding xylulokinase, whose translation MPQAPVVIGVDSSTQSTKALLADAETGRPLAVGRAPHRVDGAAGARESDPELWWRALCAAVAAGLKEAGVAASAVTGIAVAGQQHGLVVVDRAGRPLRPALLWNDTRSAPQAAALTEALGGPAAWTARTGSVPVAAVTAAKWRWLQENEPAHASAAAGVRLPHDFLTERLAGVAATDPGDASGTGWYSTATGSYDAGLLELLGLDAHSLPEVAATGATRVGSLTARAAEALGLPAGIAVAAGTGDNMAAAVGLGLGGAGLLDHPVLSLGTSGTVFAATRTRPASPALSGFAATDGAFLPLACTLNCTLAVDKVAALLGLGRDDAEPGGEAVLLPYLDGERTPDLPAAAGLLTGLRHTTTGPQLLGAAYEGAVFTALRVLDDLLRACGLDAAGAAARPLRLIGGGARGRTWVETVRRLSGRPLIVPRATELVALGAAALAAAAVSGADPVATAGAWGTGAGAALEPVARDTAAWERIASVLGRAAPVLG comes from the coding sequence ATGCCGCAGGCCCCGGTCGTCATCGGTGTGGACAGCTCCACCCAGTCCACCAAGGCGCTGCTCGCCGACGCGGAGACCGGGCGGCCGCTCGCCGTCGGCCGCGCCCCGCACCGGGTCGACGGCGCCGCCGGGGCCCGCGAGAGCGACCCCGAGCTGTGGTGGCGGGCGCTGTGCGCGGCGGTCGCGGCCGGGCTGAAGGAGGCGGGGGTGGCCGCGTCCGCCGTCACCGGCATCGCGGTCGCCGGACAGCAGCACGGCCTGGTCGTCGTGGACCGCGCCGGGCGCCCGCTGCGCCCGGCGCTGCTCTGGAACGACACCCGCTCGGCCCCGCAGGCCGCCGCCCTCACCGAGGCGCTCGGCGGCCCGGCCGCCTGGACCGCGCGCACCGGCTCGGTGCCCGTCGCCGCCGTGACCGCCGCCAAGTGGCGCTGGCTGCAGGAGAACGAGCCCGCGCACGCCTCGGCCGCCGCCGGGGTGCGCCTCCCCCACGACTTCCTCACCGAGCGCCTCGCCGGAGTCGCCGCGACCGACCCCGGGGACGCCTCGGGCACCGGCTGGTACTCGACGGCGACCGGCTCCTACGACGCCGGACTGCTCGAACTCCTCGGCCTGGACGCCCACTCGCTGCCCGAGGTCGCCGCCACCGGGGCCACCCGGGTGGGATCCCTGACGGCCCGGGCCGCCGAGGCGCTCGGGCTGCCCGCCGGGATCGCGGTCGCCGCCGGGACCGGCGACAACATGGCCGCGGCCGTGGGCCTCGGGCTCGGCGGCGCGGGCCTGCTCGACCACCCCGTGCTCAGCCTCGGCACCTCCGGCACGGTCTTCGCCGCCACCCGCACCCGGCCCGCCTCGCCCGCGCTCTCCGGGTTCGCCGCCACCGACGGCGCCTTCCTCCCGCTCGCCTGCACCCTCAACTGCACGCTCGCCGTCGACAAGGTCGCGGCCCTGCTCGGGCTCGGCCGCGACGACGCCGAACCCGGCGGCGAGGCGGTGCTCCTGCCGTACCTCGACGGCGAGCGCACCCCCGACCTGCCGGCCGCCGCCGGGCTGCTCACCGGCCTGCGCCACACCACCACCGGGCCCCAACTCCTGGGCGCGGCCTATGAAGGCGCGGTCTTCACCGCCCTGCGCGTCCTCGACGACCTGCTGCGCGCGTGCGGGCTCGACGCCGCCGGGGCCGCCGCTCGTCCGCTGCGGCTGATCGGCGGCGGCGCCCGGGGCCGTACCTGGGTCGAGACCGTACGACGGCTCTCCGGCCGGCCGCTGATCGTGCCCCGGGCCACCGAGCTGGTCGCGCTCGGCGCCGCCGCACTGGCCGCGGCGGCCGTCTCCGGCGCGGACCCGGTGGCGACCGCAGGCGCGTGGGGCACGGGCGCGGGCGCCGCGCTTGAGCCGGTCGCCCGTGACACCGCGGCCTGGGAGCGCATCGCCTCCGTCCTCGGCCGGGCGGCGCCGGTCCTCGGCTGA
- a CDS encoding DUF6445 family protein, whose product MPPNRSSLPVLPYRKPTPGRDYWVLDDVLPNVDEVRARCLAKDDWVEGYPRKPETWPGLRTMPGLEPAELARVERLVKKATGVRELWLRKAPGGARLNHNCVQVVGRDESEPRPHTDSRALCRYAAVLYLNPGVPKDCGTSFYRQSLPGGVLGGNLVAAPHTNLVEALGTRFVPPDSFTEDVRVAHRYNRLLLYNANMIHTATGYWGSTIEDSRMTAVFFWMA is encoded by the coding sequence ATGCCCCCCAACCGCTCCTCGCTCCCGGTTCTCCCGTACCGCAAACCCACGCCCGGCCGGGACTACTGGGTCCTCGACGACGTCCTGCCCAACGTCGACGAGGTCCGCGCGCGCTGCCTCGCCAAGGACGACTGGGTCGAGGGATACCCCCGCAAGCCCGAGACCTGGCCGGGGCTGCGCACCATGCCGGGCCTGGAGCCCGCGGAACTGGCCCGGGTGGAGCGGCTGGTCAAGAAGGCCACCGGGGTACGCGAGCTGTGGCTGCGGAAGGCGCCCGGCGGCGCCAGGCTCAACCACAACTGCGTCCAGGTCGTCGGCAGGGACGAGAGCGAGCCGCGCCCGCACACCGACTCGCGTGCGCTGTGCCGGTACGCGGCCGTGCTGTACCTCAACCCGGGCGTGCCCAAGGACTGCGGCACCAGCTTCTACCGGCAGAGCCTGCCCGGTGGCGTCCTCGGCGGCAATCTGGTCGCGGCCCCGCACACCAACCTGGTCGAGGCGCTCGGCACCCGGTTCGTGCCGCCGGACTCCTTCACCGAGGACGTACGCGTCGCCCACCGCTACAACCGGCTGCTCCTCTACAACGCCAACATGATCCACACCGCCACCGGCTACTGGGGCAGCACCATCGAGGACAGCCGGATGACGGCCGTCTTCTTCTGGATGGCCTGA
- a CDS encoding ROK family protein: MKSNLAPLAPKADKDTVRRHNLSLVLRAVHDEGETTRAGVAARVGLTRAAVSSLVEQLMEGGFLTESGKTFSGQAGRPGTVLKPARTGAAGVGVEINVDYVTVCVVDLAGTDRVRLTEHLDNRGTAPAEVLARAARIASHALDSARQQELRPAGVTLALPGLVAGGTVRQAPNLGWNGVPADALFARALTECPGTLALPVSSENEANLAALAELWFGGSGEARTFLYLSGEIGVGGALVLDGELLRGAHGFAGEIGHVPVDPAGPACRCGARGCLEQYAGQSALLRGAGIDEDAGAAGVAELERRARAGDERALAALGTAGLMLGRVLAGAVNLVDPEAVVLGGVYRALAPWLSPPAEAELAARVVSGLWPRDSGRLRASSLAGDAARGAAALVVEAVLDDPAGWTEGTAG, translated from the coding sequence ATGAAGAGCAACCTCGCCCCGCTGGCGCCCAAGGCCGACAAGGACACCGTGCGGCGGCACAACCTCAGCCTGGTGCTCCGGGCGGTCCACGACGAGGGCGAGACGACCCGGGCGGGCGTCGCGGCGCGCGTCGGGCTGACCCGGGCGGCCGTATCTTCCCTGGTGGAGCAGCTCATGGAGGGCGGCTTCCTCACGGAGTCGGGCAAGACGTTCAGCGGGCAGGCGGGCCGGCCCGGCACCGTCCTCAAGCCGGCCAGGACCGGCGCGGCCGGGGTCGGCGTCGAGATCAACGTCGACTACGTGACCGTGTGCGTGGTGGATCTGGCCGGAACCGACCGGGTGCGCCTCACCGAGCATCTGGACAACCGGGGCACGGCGCCTGCCGAGGTGCTGGCCCGGGCGGCCCGGATCGCCTCGCACGCGCTGGACTCCGCCCGGCAGCAGGAGCTGCGGCCCGCCGGGGTGACGCTCGCCCTGCCGGGCCTGGTCGCGGGCGGTACTGTTCGCCAGGCACCGAACCTGGGCTGGAACGGCGTCCCGGCCGACGCCCTGTTCGCCCGGGCGCTCACGGAGTGCCCGGGCACCCTTGCCCTGCCGGTGAGTTCGGAGAACGAGGCCAACCTCGCGGCGCTCGCCGAGCTCTGGTTCGGCGGCTCCGGCGAGGCCCGTACGTTCCTCTACCTCTCCGGCGAGATCGGCGTGGGCGGCGCCCTCGTCCTCGACGGCGAACTCCTGCGCGGCGCCCACGGCTTCGCCGGGGAGATCGGCCACGTCCCGGTGGACCCGGCCGGCCCCGCCTGCCGCTGCGGGGCGCGGGGCTGCCTGGAGCAGTACGCGGGCCAGTCGGCGCTGCTGCGCGGCGCGGGCATCGACGAGGACGCCGGGGCGGCGGGCGTGGCCGAGCTGGAGCGCCGGGCGCGGGCGGGCGACGAGCGCGCGCTGGCGGCGCTGGGCACGGCCGGGCTGATGCTGGGCCGGGTGCTCGCGGGCGCGGTGAACCTCGTCGACCCGGAGGCCGTGGTGCTCGGCGGTGTCTACCGCGCACTGGCGCCGTGGCTGTCGCCCCCGGCCGAGGCCGAGCTCGCCGCCCGGGTGGTGTCGGGCCTGTGGCCCCGCGACAGCGGCCGCCTGCGCGCCTCGTCCCTCGCGGGGGACGCGGCGCGGGGCGCGGCGGCCCTGGTGGTGGAGGCGGTCCTCGACGACCCGGCGGGGTGGACGGAGGGGACGGCGGGCTGA
- a CDS encoding putative protein N(5)-glutamine methyltransferase, which translates to MRLITTPPPDAIVARLRAAGCVFAEDEAELLVSTARTPAELDAMVARRAEGLPLEHVLGWAEFHGVRVAVDPGVFVPRRRTEFLVEQAVPLAPAGAVVVDLCCGSGALGAALVAGLGRAELHAADIDPAAVECARRNVAAAGGRAYQGDLFAALPAGLRGRVDVLLANVPYVPSEEIELLPSEARVHEARVALDGGADGLDVLRRVTAEAAHWLAPGGHLLFETSERQVPLAVAAVTAGGLVPRVATCEERYATVVVAGRPAPAG; encoded by the coding sequence GTGAGACTCATTACCACCCCTCCCCCCGACGCCATCGTCGCCCGGCTCCGCGCGGCGGGCTGTGTCTTCGCCGAGGACGAGGCCGAGTTGCTGGTCTCCACGGCCCGCACCCCGGCCGAGCTCGACGCCATGGTGGCGCGGCGCGCCGAAGGCCTGCCGCTCGAACACGTCCTGGGATGGGCCGAGTTCCACGGTGTACGGGTCGCGGTGGACCCGGGCGTCTTCGTGCCCCGGCGCCGCACCGAGTTCCTGGTGGAGCAGGCCGTTCCGCTCGCCCCCGCGGGCGCGGTCGTGGTGGACCTGTGCTGCGGCTCGGGCGCCTTGGGCGCGGCGCTGGTGGCGGGGCTCGGCCGGGCGGAGCTGCACGCGGCCGACATCGACCCGGCCGCCGTCGAGTGCGCCCGGCGCAATGTCGCCGCCGCCGGGGGCCGGGCCTACCAGGGCGATCTGTTCGCCGCGCTCCCCGCCGGGCTGCGGGGCCGCGTGGACGTCCTGCTCGCCAATGTGCCGTACGTACCGAGCGAGGAGATCGAGCTGCTCCCCTCGGAGGCGCGCGTCCACGAGGCGCGGGTGGCGCTCGACGGCGGCGCCGACGGCCTCGACGTGCTGCGCCGGGTGACCGCCGAGGCGGCCCACTGGCTGGCGCCCGGCGGCCATCTGCTCTTCGAGACGAGCGAGCGCCAGGTGCCCCTGGCCGTCGCCGCGGTCACCGCGGGCGGACTCGTCCCGCGCGTGGCGACCTGTGAGGAGCGGTACGCCACGGTCGTCGTCGCCGGCCGGCCCGCCCCGGCCGGGTAG
- a CDS encoding class I SAM-dependent methyltransferase, producing MSASQGPTLRELAVQALSSVEHGYDLLAPKFDFTPYRTPEPVLDAVARTLCELGPFGRGLDLCCGTGAGVPVLRAVCRERIAAVDFSAGMLAVARARTPGGEAVDWIRADVRALPFAPAAFDLVVSFGAFGHFLPRERPGLFSQVRSVLAPGGRFAFPVAAPARPGSLGYWTLLGFDAAMRVRNALWRPRFVMYYRDFALGDVTRELADAGFRVELYALDELGRRPDGSPRCRLVVATAV from the coding sequence ATGTCCGCTTCCCAGGGCCCTACTCTGCGTGAACTCGCCGTCCAGGCACTGTCTTCGGTCGAGCACGGCTACGACCTGCTGGCGCCGAAGTTCGACTTCACCCCGTACCGGACGCCCGAGCCGGTCCTCGACGCCGTCGCGCGCACCCTCTGTGAACTCGGCCCCTTCGGCCGCGGGCTCGACCTGTGCTGCGGCACCGGCGCGGGCGTCCCGGTGCTGCGCGCGGTGTGCCGGGAGCGGATCGCCGCGGTCGACTTCAGCGCGGGGATGCTGGCGGTCGCGCGCGCCCGTACGCCCGGGGGCGAGGCCGTCGACTGGATCCGGGCCGACGTCCGTGCCCTGCCGTTCGCACCGGCCGCCTTCGACCTCGTCGTGAGCTTCGGCGCGTTCGGCCACTTCCTTCCCCGCGAGCGGCCCGGCCTGTTCTCCCAGGTCCGCTCGGTGCTCGCGCCCGGCGGCCGCTTCGCGTTCCCGGTCGCGGCGCCCGCCCGCCCCGGCTCCCTCGGCTACTGGACCCTGCTCGGCTTCGACGCCGCGATGCGGGTGCGCAACGCGCTGTGGCGGCCCCGATTCGTCATGTACTACCGGGACTTCGCGCTCGGCGACGTGACGCGGGAACTCGCCGACGCCGGGTTCCGGGTCGAGCTGTACGCACTGGACGAGCTCGGCCGGCGCCCTGACGGCAGCCCCCGCTGCCGCCTGGTCGTCGCCACCGCCGTGTGA
- a CDS encoding carotenoid oxygenase family protein: MNDHTRRNVLRGAAGAAAGGLLAARGAAVAAAAGLGTPHPSAPSATSQPFLHGAFAPVTEERTAFDLPVTGRIPRSLNGRYLRTGPNVLGLEDPRAHHWMLGDGMVHGVRLRNGRAEWYRNRWVRSAAVKAKLGEPHPGPVPEDDFACNTHVIPYKGRILALQESGPLPYELDGELNTLRPYDFRSTLSGAFTAHTKYDAHADELHAITYYPTWDHVRHLVVDRTGRVARTTRIPVADSPMMHDFALTERHVVLFDLPVTFDEAAAGAGAPVPYVWNDRHPARVGVLPRAGGSVRWFEVDPVFYSHTLNAYDDGDSVVVDLTTFPAPFFVAGKGSDGPTALGTASLDRWTVDLAHGRVRTRRLDDRPQEFPRVNEALVSRRHRYGYTAAAAEMSTAYLTADGVPPDRSFGNALIKHDFLRGTAQSHRLPRGAAVGEAVFVSAHGPDPDPGAAEDDGYTLAYVHDPERGAADLLILAAQDFTGRPLARIHLPGRVPLGFHGSWVADA; encoded by the coding sequence ATGAACGATCACACTCGGCGGAACGTGCTGCGCGGCGCGGCGGGCGCGGCCGCGGGGGGACTGCTCGCCGCGCGCGGCGCGGCGGTCGCGGCCGCCGCCGGCCTCGGCACACCGCACCCGTCGGCGCCGTCCGCCACAAGCCAACCGTTCCTGCACGGGGCCTTCGCCCCGGTCACCGAAGAGCGCACCGCCTTCGACCTCCCCGTCACCGGCCGCATCCCCCGCTCGCTCAACGGGCGCTATCTGCGCACCGGCCCCAATGTGCTCGGCCTGGAGGACCCCCGGGCCCACCACTGGATGCTGGGGGACGGCATGGTCCACGGGGTGCGGCTGCGGAACGGGCGGGCCGAGTGGTACCGCAACCGGTGGGTCCGCTCGGCCGCCGTCAAGGCCAAGCTCGGCGAGCCGCACCCCGGGCCCGTCCCCGAGGACGACTTCGCATGCAACACGCACGTCATCCCGTACAAGGGCCGGATCCTCGCCCTTCAGGAGAGCGGGCCGCTGCCGTACGAGCTCGACGGCGAGCTCAACACCCTGCGCCCGTACGACTTCCGCTCCACGCTGAGCGGCGCGTTCACCGCGCACACCAAGTACGACGCCCACGCCGACGAGCTGCACGCCATCACCTACTACCCGACCTGGGACCACGTCCGCCACCTCGTGGTCGACCGGACCGGGCGGGTCGCCCGTACGACGCGGATCCCCGTCGCCGACAGCCCGATGATGCACGACTTCGCGCTCACCGAGCGGCATGTGGTCCTCTTCGACCTGCCCGTCACCTTCGACGAGGCGGCGGCCGGGGCGGGCGCGCCCGTGCCGTACGTCTGGAACGACCGGCACCCGGCGCGGGTGGGCGTGCTGCCGCGTGCGGGCGGGAGCGTGCGCTGGTTCGAGGTGGACCCGGTCTTCTACTCGCACACCCTGAACGCCTATGACGACGGGGACTCGGTGGTCGTCGACCTCACCACGTTCCCGGCGCCGTTCTTCGTCGCGGGGAAGGGCTCCGACGGGCCCACCGCGCTCGGCACCGCCTCACTGGACCGCTGGACCGTCGACCTGGCGCACGGCAGGGTCCGCACCCGGCGCCTCGACGACCGGCCGCAGGAGTTCCCGCGCGTCAACGAGGCGCTGGTGTCCCGGCGCCACCGGTACGGGTACACGGCGGCCGCCGCCGAGATGTCCACCGCGTATCTGACGGCCGACGGTGTGCCGCCGGACCGCTCCTTCGGCAACGCCCTGATCAAGCACGACTTCCTGCGCGGCACCGCCCAGTCGCACCGGCTGCCGCGCGGTGCGGCGGTGGGCGAGGCGGTGTTCGTGTCCGCGCACGGGCCGGACCCGGACCCGGGGGCCGCCGAGGACGACGGCTACACGCTGGCGTACGTCCACGATCCGGAGCGCGGCGCCGCCGATCTGCTGATTCTGGCGGCGCAGGACTTCACCGGCAGGCCGCTGGCCCGGATCCATCTGCCGGGCCGGGTCCCGCTCGGCTTCCACGGCAGCTGGGTGGCGGACGCGTGA
- a CDS encoding putative quinol monooxygenase, with protein MIFIVVKFPVKPEHVEEWPRHVADFTSATRAEPGNLWYEWSRSLEDPNTYVLVEAFQDGAGEAHVNSDHFRAAMETMRPLLRHTPDIVSTTIEGATGWSSMGELKID; from the coding sequence ATGATCTTTATCGTCGTCAAGTTCCCCGTGAAGCCCGAACACGTCGAGGAGTGGCCGCGGCACGTCGCGGACTTCACCAGCGCGACCCGCGCCGAGCCGGGCAACCTCTGGTACGAGTGGTCGCGCAGCCTGGAGGACCCGAACACCTATGTGCTGGTCGAGGCGTTCCAGGACGGCGCCGGCGAGGCGCATGTGAACTCCGACCACTTCAGGGCCGCCATGGAGACGATGCGCCCGCTCCTGCGTCACACCCCCGACATCGTGAGCACGACGATCGAGGGTGCGACGGGGTGGAGCTCGATGGGCGAGCTGAAGATCGACTAG
- a CDS encoding DUF2304 domain-containing protein: protein MPSVHFPLMLALAVAAFLLCRKGGTKVSHAVICAAFGFYFADTAAAPSLHSAVNSVMGMLSQLG from the coding sequence GTGCCCTCCGTGCACTTTCCCCTGATGCTCGCGCTCGCCGTGGCCGCGTTCCTCCTCTGCCGCAAGGGCGGCACCAAGGTCTCGCACGCCGTGATCTGCGCGGCCTTCGGTTTCTACTTCGCCGACACCGCCGCCGCCCCCTCACTGCACAGCGCGGTCAACTCGGTGATGGGCATGCTCAGTCAGCTCGGCTGA
- a CDS encoding LUD domain-containing protein — MSEKTITTLPADETFAVAASAESIERAAEALRGNGFAVHIVDTAADARELVAEALPTDKAILASTSETLRLSGIQEDIDASGRFKSIRAEQADWDPRARNDDMRTTRSAPDVVVGSVHAVTEDGRLVTASASGSQLAAYAFGASRTVWVVGAQKVVADLDTALRRVETYSLPKEDVRAQHAYGKRSVVAKILINSREVVPQRSTVVLVREAIGF; from the coding sequence ATGAGCGAGAAGACCATCACCACACTGCCCGCCGACGAGACCTTCGCGGTCGCCGCGAGCGCCGAGAGCATCGAACGGGCCGCCGAGGCCCTGCGCGGCAACGGGTTTGCCGTGCACATAGTGGACACCGCCGCCGACGCCCGCGAGCTCGTCGCCGAGGCCCTGCCGACCGACAAGGCGATCCTCGCCTCGACCAGCGAGACCCTGCGGCTCTCCGGGATCCAGGAGGACATCGACGCGTCGGGCCGGTTCAAGAGCATCCGTGCCGAGCAGGCCGACTGGGACCCGCGCGCCCGCAACGACGACATGCGCACCACGCGTTCCGCGCCCGACGTCGTCGTCGGCAGCGTGCACGCCGTGACCGAGGACGGCCGCCTCGTCACCGCCTCCGCCAGCGGCAGCCAGCTCGCCGCGTACGCGTTCGGCGCGAGCCGGACGGTCTGGGTGGTCGGCGCCCAGAAGGTCGTCGCCGACCTGGACACCGCGCTGCGCCGCGTCGAGACGTACTCGCTGCCCAAGGAGGACGTCCGTGCCCAGCACGCGTACGGCAAGCGCAGTGTCGTCGCCAAGATCCTGATCAACAGCCGCGAGGTCGTTCCGCAGCGCAGCACCGTGGTGCTCGTCCGCGAGGCGATCGGCTTCTGA
- a CDS encoding SsgA family sporulation/cell division regulator — protein MSTTVEESVLARLVTDAPHGVPVPVTLSYDGSDPLAVRMVFPPEVSLHEGGVTWVFARDLIDRGLSAPAGTGDVHVWPLGRAQTMVELRSPDGLALLEFGTAALRRFLFHTYAAVSAEAENQDLDMDSALAELLGESR, from the coding sequence ATGTCCACCACCGTCGAAGAATCCGTCCTGGCCCGCCTCGTCACCGACGCACCCCACGGCGTCCCCGTCCCCGTCACCCTCAGCTACGACGGCTCCGACCCGCTGGCCGTCCGGATGGTTTTCCCGCCCGAGGTCTCCCTGCACGAAGGGGGCGTGACCTGGGTGTTCGCCCGGGACCTCATCGACCGGGGACTGAGTGCCCCGGCCGGCACCGGCGATGTGCACGTGTGGCCGCTCGGGCGGGCACAGACCATGGTGGAGCTGCGCTCCCCGGACGGCCTGGCGCTCCTCGAATTCGGCACGGCGGCACTGCGCCGCTTCCTCTTCCACACCTACGCGGCCGTCTCCGCGGAGGCCGAGAACCAGGACCTCGACATGGACAGCGCCCTGGCCGAGCTGCTGGGCGAGAGCCGGTGA